In Corylus avellana chromosome ca2, CavTom2PMs-1.0, the following proteins share a genomic window:
- the LOC132171577 gene encoding protein RGF1 INDUCIBLE TRANSCRIPTION FACTOR 1: MVRESWSSGMEDAGGVVNMTNNMNMKPAWLEGLMAETFFGGCGVHENRRKNEKNVFCLRCCLSICPHCLSSHRSHPLLQVRRYVYHDVVRLGDLEKLIDCSSIQPYTINSAKVIFLNQRPQSRSSKGSANICFTCDRILQEPFNFCSLSCKVDHMVYRGEYLSGILYRYDESDFAISEFEGLRMDGSSEIIDDDGILEDQDHPLQYRSGSSCSNEATSNSVIPREPEVVKKKKKGGFLPGIVLSLSSRRKGAPQRAPLS; this comes from the exons atggtgagAGAGTCGTGGTCTTCAGGCATGGAGGATGCAGGAGGGGTGGTGAACATGACGAACAACATGAACATGAAGCCTGCATGGCTTGAGGGGCTGATGGCTGAGACATTCTTTGGTGGCTGTGGGGTCCACGAGAATCGCAGGAAGAACGAGAAGAACGTTTTTTGCTTGCGCTGTTGTCTTAGTATTTGCCCCCACTGCCTCTCTTCTCACCGCTCTCACCCTCTTCTTCAG GTGAGACGATATGTTTACCACGACGTCGTTCGATTGGGTGATCTTGAAAAGCTCATTGACTGCTCATCTATTCAG CCGTATACCATAAACAGTGCCAAAGTGATATTCTTGAATCAAAGGCCACAGTCTAGGTCTTCCAAGGGCTCTGCCAACATATGCTTTACTTGTGACAGGATTCTCCAGGAGCCATTCAACTTCTGTTCACTCTCATGCAAG GTTGACCACATGGTGTACCGAGGAGAATATCTATCTGGCATTTTGTATCGGTATGATGAATCCGACTTTGCAATATCGGAATTTGAGGGATTGCGCATGGATGGGTCGTCGGAGATCATTGATGATGATGGCATCCTAGAAGATCAAGACCATCCATTGCAATACAGATCAGGTTCATCATGCTCCAATGAGGCCACCAGCAATTCTGTAATTCCACGTGAACCAGAggtggtgaagaagaagaagaaaggtggCTTCCTCCCCGGCATTGTTCTCTCTCTCAGCAGCAGGAGAAAGGGAGCTCCTCAGAGGGCTCCTCTTTCTTAA